From Watersipora subatra chromosome 8, tzWatSuba1.1, whole genome shotgun sequence, a single genomic window includes:
- the LOC137401824 gene encoding uncharacterized protein isoform X1: MTSDGQMVVSIISPLMKRAHSLREAGEMVFLDASGGMDGHQARLFLLLTHCPGGGVPLGAFLTTSESEEAVTMGLAQLKQLAGETGFNCRGIKGPMVFMVDDARAEHAAIMSTYPDATILLCSFHVQQAVWRWLWKGDNKILLRDRNGCMDLFRRLLYSETEGDYLEIYETDHSCFSKYPNYAAYLASLHNRRQLWALCYRQDTMTRGNNTNNFVEAAFRLLKDAVLGRARAFNVCHLADFLITKFETVISNRLLDIAHGRQELELRRKEPTGMKAIVTHKHGEQYEVGIGKTKRLVQADLGLCSCFYGRCGNLCKHIWAVMDSKDFGSGVHHYKPRTEQREQLFWLATGQKAKKGWLEPLHPCIDNEIIHAAIVGEEMVENESDTGATSREMCFSDLEVIPKITPPERERWQAAIDASHKEMSEKLQTSYEAAMYGLAFETFFGRWKTRTASQKITLLNTPLASGERYSFTQKRAKIGVQPAAVARRKKPLGTSTSQHGGTRRKTAADHQYQKENKKRQPAPHSLSFCMERKISLGKNHSKK, from the exons ATGACATCTGATGGTCAGATGGTTGTCTCAATAATCTCACCATTAATGAAGCGAGCTCATAGTCTGAG AGAGGCTGGCGAGATGGTATTTTTAGATGCAAGTGGTGGGATGGATGGGCACCAGGCTCGACTATTTCTATTACTCACACATTGTCCCGGTGGAGGGGTTCCTCTAG GTGCTTTTCTTACAACAAGTGAATCAGAGGAGGCCGTGACTATGGGATTAGCTCAACTGAAGCAGCTAGCGGGTGAGACAGGATTCAATTGCAGAG GTATTAAAGGGCCGATGGTCTTTATGGTAGATGATGCCCGAGCTGAGCATGCAGCCATAATGTCTACATACCCTGATGCAACAATACTGCTGTGTAGCTTTCATGTGCAACAAGCTGTATGGCGATGGCTTTGGAAAGGGGATAACAAAATTCTATTGAGAGATAGAAATGGGTGTATGGATTTGTTTCGTCGCCTACTATACAGTGAAACAGAAGGAGATTATCTTGAAAT CTATGAGACTGATCACAGCTGTTTCTCGAAATATCCCAACTATGCTGCATATCTGGCTTCATTACATAACCGCCGTCAACTTTGGGCTTTGTGTTATCGGCAGGATACGATGACGAGAG gcaacaatacaaacaactTTGTTGAAGCAGCATTTCGCTTGTTGAAGGACGCAGTTCTGGGCAGGGCGAGGGCATTTAATGTATGTCATTTGGCTGATTTTTTAATCACGAAGTTTGAGACCGTTATATCTAACCGACTCCTAGATATAGCTCATGGAAGACAAGAGCTCGAGTTAAGACGAAAGGAGCCAACCGGGATGAAAGCAATAGTTACACAT AAACACGGTGAACAGTATGAAGTTGGTATTGGCAAGACCAAACGTCTCGTACAGGCAGATCTTGGGCTGTGCTCATGCTTCTATGGAAGATGTGGCAACCTTTGCAAGCACATCTGGGCTGTGATGGACAGCAAAGATTTTGGTTCGGGTGTTCACCATTACAAGCCCAGAACAGAACAACGAGAACAGTTGTTCTGGTTGGCAACAG gtCAGAAAGCTAAGAAGGGATGGTTGGAGCCACTTCACCCCTGTATAGATAATGAAATTATACATGCAGCTATTGTTGGTGAGGAAATGGTTGAGAATGAGAGTGATACAGGTGCTACTAG CAGGGAGATGTGCTTCTCAGATCTCGAAGTTATTCCCAAGATTACTCCACCTGAGAGAGAAAGATG GCAAGCAGCTATTGATGCTTCCCACAAGGAGATGTCAGAGAAGCTGCAAACCAGCTATGAAGCTGCCATGTATGGCCTGGCTTTTGAAACCTTTTTTGGAAGGTGGAAGACCCGAACTGCCAGTCAGAAAATAACACTCCTTAATACGCCGTTGGCTTCAGGAGAAAGATACAGCTTTACACAAAAGAG GGCCAAAATCGGTGTGCAGCCAGCAGCAGTGGCGAGGAGAAAAAAACCCTTGGGCACATCTACAAGCCAGCATGGAGGAACCAGAAGAAAGACTGCTGCTGATCACCAGTATCAAAAGGAAAATAAGAAGAGACAACCCGCCCCGCACAGCCTGTCTTTTTGTATGGAAAGAAAGATCTCTCTTGGAAAAAATCACTCAAAGAAATAA
- the LOC137401824 gene encoding uncharacterized protein isoform X2: protein MTSDGQMVVSIISPLMKRAHSLREAGEMVFLDASGGMDGHQARLFLLLTHCPGGGVPLGAFLTTSESEEAVTMGLAQLKQLAGETGFNCRGIKGPMVFMVDDARAEHAAIMSTYPDATILLCSFHVQQAVWRWLWKGDNKILLRDRNGCMDLFRRLLYSETEGDYLEIYETDHSCFSKYPNYAAYLASLHNRRQLWALCYRQDTMTRGNNTNNFVEAAFRLLKDAVLGRARAFNVCHLADFLITKFETVISNRLLDIAHGRQELELRRKEPTGMKAIVTHKHGEQYEVGIGKTKRLVQADLGLCSCFYGRCGNLCKHIWAVMDSKDFGSGVHHYKPRTEQREQLFWLATGQKAKKGWLEPLHPCIDNEIIHAAIVGEEMVENESDTGATREMCFSDLEVIPKITPPERERWQAAIDASHKEMSEKLQTSYEAAMYGLAFETFFGRWKTRTASQKITLLNTPLASGERYSFTQKRAKIGVQPAAVARRKKPLGTSTSQHGGTRRKTAADHQYQKENKKRQPAPHSLSFCMERKISLGKNHSKK from the exons ATGACATCTGATGGTCAGATGGTTGTCTCAATAATCTCACCATTAATGAAGCGAGCTCATAGTCTGAG AGAGGCTGGCGAGATGGTATTTTTAGATGCAAGTGGTGGGATGGATGGGCACCAGGCTCGACTATTTCTATTACTCACACATTGTCCCGGTGGAGGGGTTCCTCTAG GTGCTTTTCTTACAACAAGTGAATCAGAGGAGGCCGTGACTATGGGATTAGCTCAACTGAAGCAGCTAGCGGGTGAGACAGGATTCAATTGCAGAG GTATTAAAGGGCCGATGGTCTTTATGGTAGATGATGCCCGAGCTGAGCATGCAGCCATAATGTCTACATACCCTGATGCAACAATACTGCTGTGTAGCTTTCATGTGCAACAAGCTGTATGGCGATGGCTTTGGAAAGGGGATAACAAAATTCTATTGAGAGATAGAAATGGGTGTATGGATTTGTTTCGTCGCCTACTATACAGTGAAACAGAAGGAGATTATCTTGAAAT CTATGAGACTGATCACAGCTGTTTCTCGAAATATCCCAACTATGCTGCATATCTGGCTTCATTACATAACCGCCGTCAACTTTGGGCTTTGTGTTATCGGCAGGATACGATGACGAGAG gcaacaatacaaacaactTTGTTGAAGCAGCATTTCGCTTGTTGAAGGACGCAGTTCTGGGCAGGGCGAGGGCATTTAATGTATGTCATTTGGCTGATTTTTTAATCACGAAGTTTGAGACCGTTATATCTAACCGACTCCTAGATATAGCTCATGGAAGACAAGAGCTCGAGTTAAGACGAAAGGAGCCAACCGGGATGAAAGCAATAGTTACACAT AAACACGGTGAACAGTATGAAGTTGGTATTGGCAAGACCAAACGTCTCGTACAGGCAGATCTTGGGCTGTGCTCATGCTTCTATGGAAGATGTGGCAACCTTTGCAAGCACATCTGGGCTGTGATGGACAGCAAAGATTTTGGTTCGGGTGTTCACCATTACAAGCCCAGAACAGAACAACGAGAACAGTTGTTCTGGTTGGCAACAG gtCAGAAAGCTAAGAAGGGATGGTTGGAGCCACTTCACCCCTGTATAGATAATGAAATTATACATGCAGCTATTGTTGGTGAGGAAATGGTTGAGAATGAGAGTGATACAGGTGCTACTAG GGAGATGTGCTTCTCAGATCTCGAAGTTATTCCCAAGATTACTCCACCTGAGAGAGAAAGATG GCAAGCAGCTATTGATGCTTCCCACAAGGAGATGTCAGAGAAGCTGCAAACCAGCTATGAAGCTGCCATGTATGGCCTGGCTTTTGAAACCTTTTTTGGAAGGTGGAAGACCCGAACTGCCAGTCAGAAAATAACACTCCTTAATACGCCGTTGGCTTCAGGAGAAAGATACAGCTTTACACAAAAGAG GGCCAAAATCGGTGTGCAGCCAGCAGCAGTGGCGAGGAGAAAAAAACCCTTGGGCACATCTACAAGCCAGCATGGAGGAACCAGAAGAAAGACTGCTGCTGATCACCAGTATCAAAAGGAAAATAAGAAGAGACAACCCGCCCCGCACAGCCTGTCTTTTTGTATGGAAAGAAAGATCTCTCTTGGAAAAAATCACTCAAAGAAATAA